A single window of Granulicella sibirica DNA harbors:
- a CDS encoding tetratricopeptide repeat protein encodes MAFQTVSSKFLQFLLFCLGRAGVTRCGFWLWIVAPLSLFLIAVGSVAAGQPKDDRVATAGMTSFDARQAMHREEAWLSIAAHLPDPATATGDQLEVAGDVLRARRFTQDALDYYADALRRGGNEERLMVKLGVTELELRQPARARVYFKMVVKRDKKNAEAWNNLGATEYIDGQFSASVSDYRKAIKLNPKSAVFHVNLATTFVEHKSFEEARGEFTKAYDLDPELGLHRGETAGIAARILSADDHARFCFEMARMYASRGKIDEMMHSLASASESGMDLLETMPRDSVLSKYAKDPQVLMLMQNAKALKKNSVAGLAGPLVPLPAATN; translated from the coding sequence GTTTCCTCGAAATTTCTGCAGTTTTTGCTGTTCTGCCTGGGTAGAGCTGGCGTCACGCGGTGCGGATTCTGGCTCTGGATCGTTGCTCCCCTTTCCTTGTTTCTCATTGCCGTGGGATCTGTGGCGGCGGGTCAGCCGAAGGACGATCGTGTCGCTACGGCTGGTATGACCAGCTTCGATGCGAGGCAGGCGATGCACCGGGAGGAAGCATGGCTGAGCATCGCGGCGCATCTGCCCGATCCGGCGACGGCGACCGGGGATCAGTTAGAGGTGGCGGGGGATGTCCTGCGGGCTCGGCGCTTCACCCAGGACGCGCTCGACTACTACGCCGACGCGCTGCGGCGGGGCGGCAACGAAGAGAGGCTGATGGTGAAACTCGGAGTTACCGAGCTTGAGTTGCGGCAGCCGGCACGGGCGAGAGTTTACTTCAAGATGGTGGTGAAGCGGGATAAGAAGAATGCCGAAGCGTGGAATAACCTGGGGGCAACGGAGTACATCGATGGGCAGTTCAGTGCTTCGGTGAGCGACTACCGGAAGGCGATCAAGCTGAACCCGAAGTCGGCGGTGTTTCACGTCAATCTGGCGACCACGTTTGTGGAGCATAAGTCGTTCGAAGAGGCGCGTGGGGAGTTTACAAAGGCTTACGATCTCGATCCCGAGTTGGGTCTGCATCGCGGAGAGACGGCGGGGATCGCGGCGAGGATTCTCTCGGCGGATGACCATGCACGTTTCTGCTTCGAGATGGCCCGGATGTATGCGTCGCGCGGGAAGATCGACGAGATGATGCACTCGCTGGCCTCCGCTTCGGAGAGCGGAATGGATCTGCTGGAGACCATGCCGCGGGATTCGGTCCTGTCGAAGTATGCGAAGGACCCGCAGGTGTTGATGCTGATGCAGAATGCCAAGGCGCTCAAGAAGAACTCCGTGGCCGGGCTTGCGGGGCCGTTGGTTCCGTTGCCGGCGGCTACGAATTAG
- a CDS encoding DUF5522 domain-containing protein, whose protein sequence is MPAPTQPAPGETPSLDQPDELAPEDFYFEDSYMVFTAAYHLKRGYCCNSDCRNCPYKDA, encoded by the coding sequence ATGCCAGCTCCCACCCAGCCCGCTCCCGGCGAGACTCCATCGCTCGATCAACCCGACGAGCTGGCCCCCGAAGACTTCTACTTCGAGGACTCATACATGGTCTTCACCGCCGCGTACCACCTCAAGCGCGGCTACTGCTGCAACTCCGACTGCCGCAACTGCCCCTACAAAGACGCCTAA